Proteins from a single region of Pseudodesulfovibrio portus:
- a CDS encoding universal stress protein codes for MNFKKILLAVDASDNAMRAVEYVGDIAGDCAGFSVELLCIERLPHRDLYPDEEAWKKACEATRTELRKFLNRARDHLVGMGVSLDRLTEQYVTSCASPFDEPGPACSQGTGTAQEILNALDAGGFGTVVVGRRGVSKAEEFLFGSVSNKIIHSVKNSTVWVVA; via the coding sequence ATGAACTTCAAGAAAATCCTGCTGGCCGTCGACGCGAGCGACAACGCCATGCGCGCCGTGGAATACGTCGGGGACATCGCCGGCGACTGCGCCGGGTTCTCCGTGGAGCTTTTGTGCATCGAGCGGCTGCCCCACCGCGACCTCTACCCGGACGAGGAGGCCTGGAAAAAGGCCTGCGAAGCCACGCGCACCGAATTGCGGAAATTCCTCAACAGGGCAAGGGACCATCTGGTGGGCATGGGCGTTTCCCTGGACAGGCTGACCGAGCAATACGTGACCAGTTGCGCCTCCCCCTTTGACGAACCGGGCCCGGCCTGCAGCCAGGGAACGGGCACGGCCCAGGAAATCCTCAACGCGCTGGATGCGGGCGGGTTCGGCACCGTGGTGGTGGGCCGCCGGGGCGTGTCCAAGGCCGAGGAGTTCCTGTTCGGGTCGGTGTCCAACAAGATCATCCACTCGGTCAAGAACAGCACTGTCTGGGTGGTCGCCTGA
- a CDS encoding serine/threonine protein kinase, giving the protein METVRGLINRLRPGLHVRACGRVVTDTTEFMSIGPGDVIRVGGRHFLVHRDAVERGYAYKDNKFWVKKCMELETGEAKLLKLVFLESFHLSYGCVKIRCYRSPQKEARMLDLVRGDTRFMQGRTAPDAAGNPVRIIDIISGKRIDLVTAAIKADHETYFREHFPGILHGFIKACEAIGHLHDQGEQHGDISLDHLMREHGTGALRWIDFDYAYETRANPFALDLFGLGRMLACITGKWVHTLHTLGDFGLDPATARLEAGDFSCVHKNEIMNLRKLFPYVPESLNRVLLHFAESAEIGYDSVAEFVGDMRDAVSPSTSA; this is encoded by the coding sequence ATGGAGACGGTTCGCGGGCTGATAAATCGGTTACGGCCCGGCCTGCATGTCCGGGCCTGCGGCCGGGTGGTCACGGACACCACGGAATTCATGTCCATCGGCCCCGGCGACGTCATCAGGGTCGGCGGCCGCCACTTCCTGGTGCACCGGGACGCGGTGGAGCGCGGCTATGCCTACAAGGACAACAAGTTCTGGGTCAAAAAGTGCATGGAACTGGAGACCGGCGAGGCCAAGCTGCTCAAGCTCGTCTTCCTCGAGAGCTTCCACCTCTCATACGGGTGCGTGAAGATCCGGTGCTACCGCAGCCCGCAGAAGGAGGCGCGCATGCTCGACCTGGTGCGCGGGGACACCCGGTTCATGCAGGGCAGGACCGCGCCCGACGCGGCGGGCAACCCGGTGCGGATCATCGACATCATCTCCGGCAAGCGCATCGACCTCGTTACCGCCGCCATCAAGGCGGACCACGAGACATACTTCCGCGAACACTTCCCCGGCATCCTGCACGGATTCATCAAGGCATGCGAGGCCATCGGCCACCTCCACGACCAGGGGGAACAGCACGGCGACATCAGCCTCGACCACCTCATGCGGGAACACGGGACCGGGGCGTTGCGCTGGATCGACTTCGACTACGCCTATGAGACCCGGGCCAACCCGTTCGCCCTGGACCTGTTCGGCCTGGGCCGCATGCTGGCCTGCATCACCGGCAAATGGGTGCACACGCTCCACACCCTCGGCGACTTCGGCCTGGACCCGGCAACGGCACGCCTTGAAGCGGGCGACTTTTCCTGCGTCCACAAAAACGAAATCATGAATCTGCGGAAGCTCTTCCCCTACGTGCCCGAAAGCCTCAACAGGGTGCTGCTCCACTTCGCGGAAAGCGCGGAGATCGGCTACGACTCGGTGGCCGAATTCGTCGGGGACATGCGGGACGCGGTCAGCCCATCCACCAGCGCATGA
- a CDS encoding prepilin peptidase, whose translation MDAIPLWAFYFAAGVIGLELGGLSTIFIQRWIDEQPILRPGRSRCPSCEKKLGWLDTIPVLGFILLKGRCRHCGASIGPQYLLVELSCLAWALATAHKFGMSPEWAVYLVLGTMLIAGSFIDFETFLLPDRITLGGTGLALAAGFVLDKGPTWQDACLGAVLGAGLFWLLQQLYRLWRKEEGLGTGDVKLMAMIGAMVGLHGLPLTILVSAVTGAGGAVYYMIRPGEGGIRGRVPYGPFLSLGCMLYLLYGREIMRWWMG comes from the coding sequence ATGGACGCCATCCCCCTGTGGGCATTCTACTTCGCCGCCGGTGTCATCGGCCTGGAACTGGGCGGCCTGTCCACCATCTTCATCCAGCGGTGGATCGACGAGCAGCCCATTCTCAGGCCCGGTCGTTCCCGCTGTCCCTCATGCGAGAAAAAGCTCGGCTGGCTCGACACCATCCCCGTGCTCGGCTTCATCCTGCTCAAGGGGCGGTGCCGCCATTGCGGCGCATCCATCGGCCCGCAATACCTGCTGGTGGAACTCTCCTGCCTGGCCTGGGCCCTGGCAACGGCCCACAAGTTCGGCATGTCCCCGGAGTGGGCGGTGTACCTGGTGCTCGGCACCATGCTCATTGCCGGCAGTTTCATCGACTTCGAGACCTTCCTGCTCCCGGACCGCATCACCCTCGGGGGCACGGGGCTGGCCCTGGCCGCCGGTTTCGTGCTCGACAAGGGGCCGACCTGGCAGGACGCCTGCCTCGGGGCCGTGCTGGGCGCGGGACTGTTCTGGTTGCTGCAGCAGCTGTACCGGCTGTGGCGCAAGGAGGAGGGGCTGGGCACCGGCGACGTCAAGCTCATGGCCATGATCGGGGCCATGGTCGGCCTTCATGGGCTGCCCCTGACCATCCTCGTCAGCGCCGTGACCGGGGCCGGGGGAGCCGTCTACTACATGATCCGCCCCGGCGAGGGCGGCATCCGGGGCCGCGTGCCCTACGGTCCGTTCCTCAGCCTGGGCTGTATGCTCTACCTGCTCTACGGCCGCGAGATCATGCGCTGGTGGATGGGCTGA
- a CDS encoding phenylacetate--CoA ligase family protein has protein sequence MDHRFIPNLTEEQIADIQLEGLKWTAQHVYAASPFYKARWQETGVEPGDVKTLDDLRKLPFTTAEDLKDGYPMPLLSVPEADVVRIHGSSGTTGKRKILAYTQNDIDVWKDMFARCYEMAGLTVEDRVQICVGYGLWTAGAGFQLGCERFGAMALPVGPGLLEIQLQMLTDLKSTCICSTASMALLMGEEVQKQGLTDKIALKKAIFGSETHTPKMRRQFEEALGLEDSFDIIGMTELYGPGTGLECAAHDGIHYWADLYIVEILDPETGEPVAPGETGEMVVTSLRKEASPLIRYRTHDLTRILPGDCACGVTMPRIDKIQGRSDDMFIFRGVNIYPGQIGSVLEGFNDLSAEYKITLTRRGGLDHMAVQVERAPGSTASLDESLAQGLASEIRKHILVRSEVEILGPGELPRSFSKTKRVQDDRGEE, from the coding sequence ATGGACCACCGTTTCATTCCGAATCTGACCGAGGAACAGATCGCCGACATCCAGCTCGAAGGCCTGAAGTGGACCGCGCAGCACGTCTATGCCGCCAGCCCGTTCTACAAGGCCAGGTGGCAGGAAACCGGCGTGGAACCCGGCGACGTCAAGACCCTGGACGACCTCCGCAAGCTCCCCTTCACCACCGCCGAAGACCTCAAGGACGGGTATCCCATGCCCCTGCTCTCGGTGCCCGAGGCGGACGTGGTCCGCATCCACGGCTCCAGCGGCACCACGGGAAAGCGCAAGATCCTGGCCTACACCCAAAACGACATCGACGTCTGGAAAGACATGTTCGCCCGATGCTACGAGATGGCCGGGCTGACCGTGGAAGACCGCGTGCAGATTTGCGTGGGCTACGGCTTGTGGACCGCCGGGGCGGGCTTCCAGCTGGGCTGTGAACGGTTCGGGGCCATGGCCCTGCCCGTGGGTCCCGGCCTGCTGGAAATCCAGCTCCAGATGCTCACCGACCTCAAGTCCACCTGCATCTGCTCCACGGCCTCCATGGCCCTGCTCATGGGCGAGGAAGTCCAGAAACAGGGGCTGACCGACAAGATCGCGCTGAAAAAGGCGATCTTCGGCTCCGAGACCCACACCCCCAAGATGCGCCGCCAGTTCGAGGAGGCCCTGGGCCTGGAGGACAGCTTCGACATCATCGGCATGACCGAGCTGTACGGCCCGGGCACCGGCCTGGAATGCGCGGCCCACGACGGCATCCACTACTGGGCGGACCTGTATATCGTGGAGATCCTCGACCCCGAGACCGGCGAGCCCGTGGCTCCGGGCGAAACGGGCGAGATGGTGGTCACCTCGCTCAGGAAGGAGGCCTCCCCGCTCATCCGCTACCGCACCCACGACCTGACCCGCATCCTGCCCGGCGACTGCGCCTGCGGCGTGACCATGCCGCGCATAGACAAGATCCAGGGCCGGTCCGACGACATGTTCATCTTCCGGGGCGTCAACATCTACCCCGGCCAGATCGGGTCCGTGCTGGAAGGGTTCAACGACCTGTCTGCGGAATACAAGATCACCCTGACCCGCAGGGGCGGCCTGGACCACATGGCCGTGCAGGTGGAGCGCGCCCCCGGCTCGACCGCCTCTCTCGACGAGAGCCTGGCCCAGGGGCTGGCCTCGGAAATCCGCAAGCACATCCTGGTCCGGTCCGAGGTCGAGATTCTCGGCCCCGGCGAACTGCCTCGCAGCTTCTCCAAGACCAAGCGCGTGCAGGACGACCGCGGCGAAGAGTAA